GCGAGCGCCGTTCCGCCGAGCACGACGGCCGCGATGGACTCCAGGTCGTAGCCCGCGTCCGTGCCGACGTACGGCGCGCCCGACCCGAGCCTGCTGGCCAGGAACACCCCGGCGAGACCGGCCGCGACCGCGCACAGGACGTGGGCGGTGACGATGGTGCGGCCGGTGCGCACACCGGAGAGCCTGGCCACGTCGATGTCTCCGCCGACCGCGTACATGTGGTAGCCGCCGCGGGTCCGCCGCAGGTACCACCAGGCCGCCCCGGCGACCGCGAGCATGAGCAGCACGCCGACCGGGATGGGGCCGAAGCGGTCGAACCCGAGGTGCTGGAACGCGCGCGGCACGTCGCCGGCCGGTCCGGTGTAGTTCTCCTCCAGGTAGCCCCGCAGGATCAGCGCCACGCCGAGGGTCGCGATGAACGCGTTGACCTTCAGCACGGTCACGACCAGGCCGTTGACCAGGCCGACGAGGGCGGCGACACCGAGGGCCAGCAGCACGCCGGGCACCATCATGCCGTCGCTGCCCGCCATGGTCTCGGCCGCGATGAGCGAGCACAGCCCGACCAGGTAGGCGACCGACAGGTCCAGCGACCCGTTGATGATCACGATGGTCTGGCCGACCGCGACCAGCCCCAGCACGGTGCTGCGGGTCAGGATGTTGAGGATGCCGCCCTGGTCGAGCAGGACGCCGCCCTGGATCCCGACCAGCACGCTCCCGACGATCAGCAACACCGCCAGGGCGAGGTAGACGGTCACGGTCGGGGTGAGGCTGAACCGCCGGACGCCACCTCTGGCGGCTCCCCGGGCGACCTCGATCTTCTCCTGCACGACGCTCACGCCACTTCTCCGATTCCGTGCCCGGTGGCGAGCCCCATGACGGCCTCTTCGCTTGCCCCGGCGGGCAGTTCACCCGCGATGGCGCCCTCGTGGACGACCAGGATCCGGTCGCTCATGCCGATCAGCTCCGGCAGTTCGGACGAGATCATCAGCACCGCGACGCCGTTGCGGGCCAGGTCGCGCAGCAGCCGGTGCACGGCCTGCTTCGCGCCGACGTCGATGCCGCGGGTCGGCTCGTCCACGATGAGCACGCGCGGCCCCACGGCCAGCCACTTGGCCAGCACGACCTTCTGCTGGTTGCCGCCGGACAGGTACCGCACCTCCTGGTGCTCGCCCCGCGCGACGATCTCCACCGACTTCAGCAACGCGCCGAGGTCGGACTTCTTGCGCCCCGCGCCGCCCGGCAACGCCGACCGCCGGACCAGCAGCGCGTTGTCCCGGATGGACTGCCGCAGGGCCAGGCCCTCGCTCTTGCGGTCCTCGGTGACGAAACCGATGCCGAGGCGCACGGCGACACGGGGGTCGGTGATCCGCCGCGCCACGCCGTCCAGTTCCAGCGTGCCGCCGGTGAACGGCTCGACACCCCAGATCGCCCGCGCGATGGCCGACCGCCCGGAGCCTTGCAGCCCGGCGATGCCGACGATCTCCCCCGACCGCAGCTCCAAGGTCACCCCTCGGACCCGCTCGTTCCCCGCGCCGCGCAAGGCCAACCGGACCTCGCCGAGGTCTTCCTCGGTCGCCCGGTCCGGGTAGAGCGCGTCCAGCGAGCGCCCGACCATGTGCCGGACGAGCTGGTCGGACGTCATCTCGGCGGTCAGGGCGCAGGTGACGAACGCGCCGTCCTTCAGCACGGTGATCCGCTTGCTGAGGTCGAACACCTCGCGCATCCGGTGCGAGACGTAGAGGATCGCGATCCCCCGCTTGCGCAGCCGGTCCACCAGGTCGTACAGCAGTTCCACTTCCTGGTCGGCCAGCGCGGCGGTCGGCTCGTCCATCGCCAGCACCTTGGCGTCGGTGGACAGCGCCTTCACGATCTCGACGACCTGCTTGCGGGCGACCGAGAGCCGGCTGATCGGCGCGGCCGGGTCGATCCCGTCCTCACCGAGCCAGTCGAGGAGCTTCCGGGTGTCCTCCTCCATCTTGCGGCGGTCCACCTGGCCCCGCCGGACCGGTTCACGGCCGAGGTAGACGTTCTCCGCGACCGTGCGGTGTTCGAGGAGGTTGAACTCCTGGTGGATGATCGCGATGCCCGCCTCTTGGGCGTCGCGCGGCGTGGTGAAGACGACCGGCTCGCCGTTGACCTCGATCCGGCCGGAGTCGGGCCGGTGCACGCCCGCCAGGACCTTGAGCAGCGTCGACTTGCCCGCGCCGTTCTCGCCCATCAACGCGTGCACCTCGCCCGCGCGCAGTTCGAGGTCGACACCGCGCAGCACCGGCACACCGAGGAAGCTCTTGGTGATCCCGGTGAGGCGGACGACGACGTCCTGTTCGGCACTCATCCGGCCACCCCGGTCTGATCGCCCGCTCCACCCACAGTGGCCTGATCGCCCGCTCCACCCACGGTGGCCTGATCGCCCGCTCCGCCGACAGTGGCCTGATCGCCGACTCCGCCGACGGTGGTCCACTCCCCGGCGGACGCGGCGGACAGCAGGACCGCCTCGGTGATCCGGGTCGCGCGCAGGCCGTCGGCGAAGGTCGGCAGCCCGTCCGGCCGGTCCTCCCCCCGCACGGCGCGGTAGGTGTCGGCGACGAAGGCGTCGAAGCAGTCCTGGTAGCCCTGCGCGTGCCCAGCCGGAAGCCGCGCGTACTTGGCGGCCGAGGGCGAGAGGGTGGACGGGTCGCGCACCAGCACCCGGTTG
This is a stretch of genomic DNA from Saccharothrix ecbatanensis. It encodes these proteins:
- a CDS encoding ABC transporter permease, translating into MEVARGAARGGVRRFSLTPTVTVYLALAVLLIVGSVLVGIQGGVLLDQGGILNILTRSTVLGLVAVGQTIVIINGSLDLSVAYLVGLCSLIAAETMAGSDGMMVPGVLLALGVAALVGLVNGLVVTVLKVNAFIATLGVALILRGYLEENYTGPAGDVPRAFQHLGFDRFGPIPVGVLLMLAVAGAAWWYLRRTRGGYHMYAVGGDIDVARLSGVRTGRTIVTAHVLCAVAAGLAGVFLASRLGSGAPYVGTDAGYDLESIAAVVLGGTALAGGRGGVVGTIGGVLILATLDTVFDDLAVDPFFKDVVRGIVLIVAVALYARRQLSRRSG
- a CDS encoding sugar ABC transporter ATP-binding protein, giving the protein MSAEQDVVVRLTGITKSFLGVPVLRGVDLELRAGEVHALMGENGAGKSTLLKVLAGVHRPDSGRIEVNGEPVVFTTPRDAQEAGIAIIHQEFNLLEHRTVAENVYLGREPVRRGQVDRRKMEEDTRKLLDWLGEDGIDPAAPISRLSVARKQVVEIVKALSTDAKVLAMDEPTAALADQEVELLYDLVDRLRKRGIAILYVSHRMREVFDLSKRITVLKDGAFVTCALTAEMTSDQLVRHMVGRSLDALYPDRATEEDLGEVRLALRGAGNERVRGVTLELRSGEIVGIAGLQGSGRSAIARAIWGVEPFTGGTLELDGVARRITDPRVAVRLGIGFVTEDRKSEGLALRQSIRDNALLVRRSALPGGAGRKKSDLGALLKSVEIVARGEHQEVRYLSGGNQQKVVLAKWLAVGPRVLIVDEPTRGIDVGAKQAVHRLLRDLARNGVAVLMISSELPELIGMSDRILVVHEGAIAGELPAGASEEAVMGLATGHGIGEVA